Sequence from the Phalacrocorax carbo chromosome 8, bPhaCar2.1, whole genome shotgun sequence genome:
AAGGTGCCGTGCTGTTTACAGTCGCCTCGCAGCTGGTTGGGCACAGTTCAGCCGTCTGCGAACAGGGGCAGAGACCTCCCGAGAGGGACCGAGGTGAGCTGCTCaccttcagcagagctgctgaggcAAAACGTATTGAAAAGTAGGGATTTGCTGAAGCTACCGACACAGAATTTCACACACACTATCATTTAGGCTACCCCTCAGCTGCCGTGGGTGCTTTTGGAGgcttaatattaatttcttaattcaTCTCCTTAGTTCTGCTAAATTAGCAGAACACAAGTGCAACTTTGGAATAAAGCCTGCCTCTGGACATCTTGACCAGCTCTCTGCTTGCTTAAGCTGCCTAGAAAATGCCAATGAACTGAAACGCAGGTTAAATTTAAGCACAGAGTACTTCTGGCACAACCTGCACTACTGGGTGACTTGACTTGTATTACTCCTGTTTATCAGagagtcatagaatggtttaggttggaagggacctttagaggccacccagtccaacccccctgcagggagcagggacatctccaacCAGACCAGGtcactcagagccccgtccagcctgacctgggatgtttccagggatggggcatcgaccacctctctgggcaacccgggccagggtttcaccaccttcattgtaaaaaatttcttcctcatatgcagtctaaatctcccctcctttagtttaaaaccatcaccccttgtcctgtcacaacaggccttgttaaagaggtcacccccatccttcctacagcccccctttaagcactgaagggccgcaataaggtctccccgcagccttctcttccccaggctgaacaaccccagctctcccagcccagcctcgcagcaggggggctccagccctcggagcatttctgtggcctcctctggccccgctccagcagttccacatccttgtGCCGAGGgcccagagctggctgcagcgctgcaggggggtctcactAGAGCGGAGCAAAGCAGCAGTTTATGCCAGCCTCAGACTGTATTTGGAGTAAACACAAGAGCAGCAGGAACAGCCCCGAGACTGAGCTGAGGCTCATGTGCTTTCTAAACATATGTGAAGAACCCCAGAAGAATAAAACATTCAGCTATAAAAACTGAGTGAGAGACCAAGCACCTTTGTCTTCCAGAGCCCAGCCCTGAGCACAGCGAGACCCTAAAACGGGATCATCCCTCCCACCCTGTGGGTAAGACAAACTCAGTACCCGCACCAGGAATGGCACTACAGGGAAGGCACCCGTGTTGCTTTGTGTGGGGCGTGAGCTTGAGACAGCTGAAgactgaaaggggaaaaaaaaggtataaaagaACCAGCTGGGTGTTCCAGACTTCAAACAGTGAAGCTTGTTTATATGCTCAAAGCCTCCGGGTGAATTTCCTTCTCACATACTTCAGTAATTTTACTAccagcatttgtttttaaatcatcttCAGGTATTGAACAGTCTTGTTTCTCCTGGTAGTTTCCAGGAAGCAGCTTCTAATCCAGCCTGTTAACACTGATCAGATAGATACCAGAATTGCAGTTAATTGTCCAATTAACAGTAGTTGATATAACTAGGTAAttagaatcacaggatcacagaacagcccaggttggaagggacctcaaaagatTGTCTGGTCCAGCCCTTTATGGGAAGGGAGCCCGGAGATGATCCGGCACCCTGCGTAGTCACACCTTGAAAACCTGCGGCGATGggggctcccccctccccaggagcaTGTTCTTACAgcaaaaactgccttttttaCATCGAGGCAAAACCTCTCCCAGTGCAGCTCATGCCCATCACCCCTTGCCTTCTGCCAGGGCTCCTCGTGGAGGGAGAGCCTCTGCACAGAGGGTCAGGGTCCACGTCCAGTCCCAGCCACCAGCCAGCTCATGCAGTTTTGGTCAATACCAAATCAGGCagcctgtttgtttttcacagatATCAAGgctaaaggaaaaagaagcgGCCAGTGATGGAGAGGTGAAGGGAGCAAAGAGCTGTTATTTTGCATCacctccagctgcaggctgtACTGGTTATAGCAAGAAAGGTTTCAAAGAAACAGGAGTCAGAAAAAGCTGGAAATGCTCTAACATAAAAACTCCTGAGCATACAGACCTTTAGCCTGATTATCACCCTGAACAGAGCGAACAAGACAGACATTCGATGCTACTCGCCTTAAACATCCCAAGACACAGATTCCACACAAAGTCATGGGGCAAAGTTAAAGTTTATTAGACAGACCTTATCTCCCTTTTAATACGCTTCTAGTCATGTGAACATAGCGAGACAAAGTCGATAGTGCAGTCAGGTAACAATCTCCTCGTTAACTCGATTACTGGTCGTTCTCATAGTCGGCGgggttcttcctcttcagtCGCTCAAACTCTTGCATTCCCCAGGAGTAAACGAGATAGGCTACCACAAAGGCTGCAAAGGAAAGGGGACACTCACAAGTCGCGCTGCAATAAGGACAGCGCAGGGTGGTTTCCACCACCGGGTTTCTTTGACAAGAGACAGCGTTACACAAAGCCACCGTGACACAGGCGCCCGCCCCGGCCTCCCACATCCCCAGAACGACGGTTCTGAGGGGGAACGAGGGAACTCGCTCCCTCAGGCCGCCCCTGAGGTAATTCCCGCCGTACTCACGGGGCGCCACCTTGAAGACCTGGGAACTGAAGCGCCGCCAGACGTTGGGCAGCCCCTGCGAGACGACGTTGGGGAAGGCGCGCTGCTCGAAGGGCGAAAGGCTGTAGGTGATGACATGGCGGACCCGGGCCAGGTTACCGAATTGAACGCCCATGGCGGCCACCGGTCACCTTCCCCACCAGGGCTGCGGCCGCCGTACGCCCCGGAAGCGGAAGCGGCAGCTGAGATGCCGCTTCCGCttccggggcgggcggcggacGTTCCCTCAGAGCGCgtctcccctccacccccgcCGTTTGTCCCCGATCACTATAAAACCACAGTTTCCACACCACAATTGCAATAATTTAATCCCGGTGAAACTCCCCCTGAGTGGGAGCGTTTCAAAGACGAGGCACTACATGCTCGTTTAGGATGGGGTGCGCTCTTAAAAATCCTTTCGTTAATACCAAAGACGAGCTTATCCTCAGAGAAACGGCCGCCTTTCTGTGGCCGTGATGGTTTCCTACCGCTACAGCAAGCAGGCTTGAGTATTAGAATTATTATCAGCGTAAGTATCGCTGCGGGCTGAAGAAGATGTAGCGACATAAATGGACCCTGGAGAATGTGATCTTTAAACTTTTAATCCTTTACTGAGGTTACACATTTCTGAAGCTGCTTGTAGCTGACCCAAAACTGCAGTTTCTTCAGCTTGACTTAAGCACTAGATCTTAATAAAGCCTTTCCATTTGTGCCAGAAATTAAGTAactaattaataatttattttcctccttggCAGCTCGGTGAAGCTGTATTCCCAATGTTTGGAAGGGATTAGCGGGAGTGACACAGTATTAGGTAATTGGAATTAAACCAATCAGATGTAGTGGTGATCACAGGCTGGGAGCATATTGCTCAACATCAAGATACTTGCCTTGAGCTTTTGGTATTTATTTCAAACATACCTTCAGTTAGAGCCAAAGTGAGCGCAATTTTTAGTTCAATGGTTCCAGTCTTTGGTTGGGGCATTTCATTTTGACAGTCCTttccctgccaggctgcactCAGAGCCCCAGGCCAAGCCCTGTGGAATTGCACAGGTCAGGATCTAAGGTTAAGGTTTGCTTAGGTGGCTTCGTGTAGAAAGTTGAGGTATTTATGTATCAGTGCATTAGCAAGTCAGCATTTAAAGGCTATTTGTAATGAGATTTAAAGACCCTGCTGCTCTACatcctttaaaattttaattaaaaaaagaaatccctacCAAAGCTGGGGCTTTTTGCACGTGTCTGTGTAAGCCCCATCTAAAGCCCTCTAGCTTAGGTCCCCAGCCTGAAACCAGCATTTTTTGACAAAATTCTTAAAACTAGTCTAGGAGAAAATATATCAATTATAGTAAAATATTGGTTTGAAAGCATATAGAAATAAGGTGCTGTTACATACAATTTCATTGTGCAAGTAACCAAGGCTGTAGCTCCACCTTTTCAGACTACTAAAGCAATTTAACAGCATTTAAATTCAGTTAATAGGCTTCTcaaagcccccccccccttttttttttttaaaaaaagctgacaGCATTGAGCATGTCTCCATCCTTCAGATGCAAGTGGCAGCGTAGTTCCACAGGTAGAATCCAGAGCCCTCACCCCATGAGCAGTGTGTGATTCGTTCTTGAACTGGATCAAGCGTGTCTGTTTTTACCAGCTCAGCAATAAGCTGGTGCTGCATCTTACACAAATAGTTCAGTGACTTACATTTGCACGTTACCCCACAGCTGTCCTGAAATCCTTACCACCCATGGCCAAGAAAGCCCAAAGAGCAcgagagaagaaaagcaagaaacaacAGTATAACTTCTTACATGAGGAAGTTACATGTAACTTTCCTACGGTGAGGAGGAGTTGTCTTCTTGCCTGGGGGAACTGGAAATGTGGTagggaaaaagaatgaaaagctgAGGCAGTAATCTCTTTCCCCTCTTTAGAGGCTGGAGGTGTCACACAAAAGATTTCTTTATCTAGAGGAAAACTAGCAGGCACCGAATGCAAGTGGTATGCGTGATgggcatttatttctttttttttaaatgtataacaAAACAGCTTAAAATAGACATCTGTAGTTGAAAccttttccacatttttaaatgcaacatTATTCCAATAAAAAGATactatttacatttcatttcacaTTCTAGAAAGGCTGAGTGGTTACAAAAATAAGTGCTATGATGTAAACACCTTCTACTAACTCCATGCTAAACCCTAACCAGTTCTTTAGAGCTATCAGAGTTACACAAATGCTGTTCAGTTGATTAAAGCTCCAGGGACTTTGAGAAcacaaaaatacccaaacccGGAGTAAAACCGATCAGGGTTCACTCACTATCGACAAGTGCACCTGGTAGCTATCATGTCTTCGTACTCCTTGTAGACAATAGAGCCGTCGGGCTCTATGGTCAGGACGCTCAGTGGGCTGTATTCGGCAGGAACACAGGAGGGCCTTGGGACGGTTGAGTCCAGCTTCTCGTATATTATGTTCTGTACCATGGTGTGTACGGGAGAGCCGTAACGGTGCCCGACCACCCTCGGGCATTCGCCTTTGCAATACTGCGGGCTGTACCGGTGTGGTGCGATTATCCATTTGTCCCATTTTAGTTGGCTAAAACTTAGGCGGAAGTTGTGAAGCTCACACTCGTTTTGAGGGAACAGAAATTGTTTGAAATATTCACTCAAATTATAGGGTGGAGCCACTGGCACTTCTTTCAGATTCTCCTCTCTTCGCTGTCGAGAGGCCCTTTTACCCTGTGAATCCTTTTCTTTGTCACCTGCAGGATCAACATGCAGGCTGTTCCTTCGCCTGGGCCGCACTgggtttttccttctgtatctAAGCGAGTTCCACCTGTGATAAGCTTGCTCACTGGTATCATTCAGgtaaaggagaagagaagggggaACCAGTGCCACGTTAACAGGATTTTCCAGTTTAGTGTTCTGTTGTGGATCACCCATCAGACAAGTGAAGTTCACAGCCATATGAATGTTCCTCCTCTTAGTAGCAATTAGAGGCTGGAGAAAAGAAGTCACATCAATCTCAACCCACTTGCGTTTTCTAACTTCAAAGTGCAGGCTAAAAGCTATAGAGTGTGAAATGCTGGGACACACTTGGCCAGAAAAATCATGCTCCTTGATAGATAAATGGCACGTGCATTTAATGGAGGAAGAAATGGGAACCGATGTGTCAAAGGAATAGAGCAAGACCGACTTGAGTAAGTGCTCTAGAGCAGTGACACGATCCAGGTTGAAGAGTAAATCCACCGAGTGAATGTCtgagaagggaaacaaaatcTTCTAGAGTTAGTGCATCTCGGTCGtcgtccccccgtcccccccccccccccccgacatAAATACTGTCACATAGCAGATGAGCAGAAATAATTCAGTGGCAGAAGAAACCAGTTGAGATGCCCTGCCTTACTTCTGTTACACGGAATTTCTACTCTGGTCAGGGGCATAGGATTTAAAAGTTAAGATATGACAAAAAAACTAAGAAAACCCACAATTTTAAGAGGTATTAGgattcatttaattaaaaacccaGTACAGGAGGAAGTTAGCAGTTTTCTTCAGTGTTGAAACAGGAACTACACACTGCAGATTACCCAAGCCATGAAATGAAATAGCTAAAGTTTTAAAGTGAATGCTTTCAGAGCTTTTTAGCATTAACACTAGTTAACACTCACATATTTTCTCCTATTTAAGTCTCTTGACCAGCAGCTGCCAGCGAGTCTGAGCAACAGCAAGacagaaatttatttattagcactacttaaagaaaattatcaCTCTTTCATGAGtgtctctttgcttttcttttaggCAGAAGAACCAGGGCTTCCAAGTTATTCTGAACACACCTTCTGTGAACACATTCTGTTCACCCCTATGGTAAGATACACTACTCTTACCTTTTCCCCGATGTTAAGAATGCTTCTGGCATTCTTTGAATTTGCTCCAATTTCCATCTTATTTTGAGATTGGCAAACCCATTTCCTGGCCTGTTTTCCAGATGTCATCAAAGCATATGTTTAATATATTGGGGTTTTTACTACTCGCCACtgaattttttctgtaaattagCAATTGTTCATTTTTGACCACACAAATGCAGTAAGCGATCCCTTTAAGCTTACATAGGCCATATATTCAGAAATCAGATGAGGGCTCTGTAGACCGTGATAaacttttatttcctgtattaATGAATTTTTCTACAATCATGAATTTGAATAGCCTCAATAATTGTAGGAAGTTGGTTCAGATTCAGGCTGCTACTTTAATTATTACTATATTTAAGATATATAATCATGAGATTAACCCCTAATTGTGAGTATATTTCCGAGCTGGTAGATTATACTATGCCAGGAAATTTTATTcataaacttttttaaaatttggtttttCCACAGTGAATAATTCTTAACTGAGCCTCAAAGTGCTGTTATTGTGCACAAGTGCAATGTTTGTGTTTAAGGGTCTCTCTCTTTCTAAGTGAGAAGATCTAAGTCAGGAGAGCTCCGGTGGCTTGTCAGCAGCCACGTAAGTAGAACTAAAGGCAAGGATTTCTAGCTGCTCTTGCTGCGAGCAGACCACATTCAAGAAAACCGTGAAAGCATGGTAAGTTACAAGTGCCCAGCCATCCTTGTGCTTCAGTCCTGAGCCTGATTTACAAGTAGTTTTACTCTTCCCTTCAGGACATTCACACATTTGGGTTGTAGCAAATGTGGAAGATAAGGAGAAAAGTCACCTTGCCATGGGATTCTGGGCATTTGTTACAGGTCTCGTTACAGCACTGTGTTTCTGGGGCcttgaaaaaaaagcagaaccaaGATGGGCAGGAGAAAGAAACGTCTTGCCCATTACACCTAACcactttttccacttttcttaCTTTACTTAGAACCTATTATAGAGTTTTCTCTGACTCATAATGAGTCAGCCTGAAGCATCAGTATCATCTTGAACACAGCACTATTTGTGTGGCAGTTCCCAAACTGGGGGGAAATCTGCCTAATGCCATTCAAGGAGAAGTAGGTTATGAAAAACTCCTACACTTCAAGAGAAGAGCCATCAGGATTAGAATAGCAACATTCTAAAGAAATTCTaaagaaattaagtatttttatattacgCTGCAAGCACAGAACACATGGACGCTTTGCAACTCAGGTCACCACACACCTACCTTTCATTAGGTCCCTGTGGCGGTGCTTGCATTCGGAACACGGAGTGAATAGTCGCACAGTGTTATAGAGGTGGCTCTTGGTAGCCTTTGGGATTCCCTCCTTGGTAGCAGACATCTTATAGAGCCTTTTCATGTACCGAAGGGCTCTGGAGTCTGGTTGTAGCCTGGGGGCCTCACTTTCCCAGCTCTGAGGTCCCCGGTCAGACAGCACCTTGAGAAGGGGAGGCAAGAGGGCATATCCACGTCTCACACCCTTTGGCAGCCATAACAGTGGATTTAGCTCACCAGCGTTGTCCTCAGGGGCTACCAATAACCCAGAGGTCTTGTCAGAGACTATGCGACCCCTGGAGTGGGGGGAACACTGGATACTAGATGAAAGCCAATGAAGACAGCAatagaaacacacacaaattctCCAAGTACTCTCCATAGTCTTTAGGGTTGCAGCCAAAAAAACACCTCCCCTAAAATActcaagcaggaaaaaaaaagagtcctgGAGCTCGATCCCTTATATATGTTGCAGCTGTGGAATGGGAGGGAGGTTTCTTTCTGATTAGAAAGCGAGGAGAAAGatctgcagctggctgctgaaACCACATGCTTGTTTGCATTTAGGCTACAGCCTTCGCCAATGGAAGCATATTATAAACAAAATCCTTATTCTGAGAGTTAACCTTTTTCACATGGTGAATTACAAAACAAGAGTGAGTGCCAGCCtccagagggagctggggagaCAAGTTAGTATTGATTAGTCTAaatccatttttatttgcagaagtCTGTATAAAGCTGAATATTATTGCTCTTAGCAATAATAAGCTAATAAGAAAGaagctggttttcattttctgttcacCTGTTTCTCACATTTCACTTCTCTATAGACAGTAATACCCACCTGAGAGCGAGGTGACTGTGATTATAGTACCATCAGATTCGTGTTCATTCCAGCGCACAGCACGTATTGACCTCCAGTTTGAGGTAAGGCATCCAAAGAGCAGCGTGCTTTTCCAGTCAGCGTCAGCCATCTGCGGAGCGTGCTCCGAAAGACTCCAACTGATTGCATCAGAAATATTCAGGAACTCTTGTAGCTGAACATAACTAAAGGGGtgggcttttgttttatttaattaggaaaatacaggggaagaaaatctgttttcatgaCAGTTGTTTTTAATTAGAGCGATGTTATCAATAATCTAGTGAAATGTCACCCATAATCTAACTTTCACATCTTAAGGCTCCGGAAAAAGGATCACTTGTTCAGAGAGTATTTAATTAACTTACAGAAATATCAGTCTGGCGTTCATTGATTTGGAGTGGAAGGTTAATTCAGATAACAATctataatgagaaaaaatataacCTTTCCTGCTAGATTTCTTAAAGCTGATTTGATTATGATAAGACAGGGAAGGATACTGTCACTTGTAAGGTCCACTATGTTTAAACTGTTTTGAATAAGGTGATCTGTACTTggattcattttaaaaatatatcctgCAGTCAGGCACACTTGCACCAAACAAGCTCCTCTGCTCCCGCCCTCCCGGGTTTGAGTTATTCCCACGTTACATTAGTTTCAAACAAATGTAACTACAGTTTCTACTGTTCCATGACAATTTAAGCTGCCCTTTAACCCTACCCTCTTCCACAAACCAAGTGTGGATTCCTGCTCTCTCCTTTGTGCCGATTTCTGATGTTATCAGGTCTTGTGGTGGGTCCAGTCAGGGAGCTGAAATGGTAGGAAAATAATCCAACCAAAAGTGAATATTTGCTTTACCTTACTGAAGCCGCTGGACAAGCCGAGAACAATTAAGCCTATCTTGAATAATTCAGGGCTCAACAGGACATGAGTGGTACTTCTGGATGCTAAAGGCAGAGCAAATCCTCAACTATTATTCTGTATGGTGAGTGCCAAAATAATCTtacatattttcatatatacaCTGCATTGAAGAGGGTTTTCTTAAACATGtagcttttgaaaattttccttAAGTAGACTGAAAAGTTCATGAAACAGGCGAAAGGACGTGGAGATTTTTAACTGTAGATATAACCCCAGCCCTGACCAGATATATTCCGCTCTTTTGCATAGTCTAGTGGCCCGATCATAAAACTTGTCCACATTTATTAGCTGTCTTGTTGGAAATCTAAGCCGAAAAGTCAAAGTCCAAATATATCCAACTTGAACCGATATATGAGGCACCATCACTGACTGTAATGACAGGGAGAAACCTAATGCCTCGTGCTCGGTTGGCcaaggctgggagctgctgtaGGGATGGCTGGAGGGCCATCGGCGCAACACAATGCCGACAAGCATCCAGTGGTGCTCGGGGTAGAAGAAGGTTAGATCTTGTTCATTTTCCTTCATCCTGGTGTCTGACTGGggggacttggcagtgttaggtttatggttggactcgataATCGTAAAGGTCTTTTCCTACCTAaatgatgctatgattctatgattctgggTGCTGTGGAGGCTTACAAAGGATGTTGGGACtatgttttcacatttttaggAACTGGTTGGTCTAGACCTGTGGAAATGTTTAATAGGTCAGTTGATTTGACTATGGCATTTGACTACTAGACCCTATAGAAAACGTGATCATTTTCAGTGCATAAACAGGAGCTGAAATGCTCTGAGAGTGGCTGTAGGAATGCAGGGCTTCTTAACAGTACTGAAGCATTAGAGCCTTCCCATGAAAGTGTTTATAACTTCAGGCAGTTCTTGAGCGGCTTCTAACAAACTGGGCTCcctttgctctgcagcagcctgtaataaaagagggagaaaactgGAGTTTATGTTGCTGttgattttttcctctgaaatccAGTTCCCCCGAACAGATTACTGATCCAGCACAGTCACAGCAACCCCTGCATGCAGAACTGACGCCTAGCGACTTGCAGGGGAGTCAGGACCTGGGGGAGGGAAtgaaagaggaaggagagagccCTGTAAGCCACGCTCACTGCCAAAGCCAGTTTATCATCCAGGCTGTGACTTTTTACTGGACTTCAGGTTTCTCAGTGCTTGGAATCATTTGCTGAAGAGTTACAAACTGCAGTTACATTTGAGCGAAGATTCTGGCGTACCTACACTTGTAGGTGGTTGCAAATACACGTGCACAAGCATTTAGGTTATTAAAAACTTCTTTAGTAAAACACAATGTCCAAGGAGATTAGTTTCAtcatatctttttaaaatccagaCCATTATTTGATTGTTTGATCGTCTCATGTTTTGTAtatcataaatatttattatctcTATTATTAATCATTAGATTGTTGcagcagaaactgaattttccttttttccctgggaAACACCGTGTGAGTACCTAGTCTGTACTACCACAAGcatgtaataatttttaaattcctataaagcagagcaggagaaTGTGCGGCTTTGCCCCGTAGCTGGATAATGACGTTTGTTTCTTTCCACAAGGGAGCAGAAGCATTAGTCACAGGTGTAGCTGTTATGCCCCGATAAAcaaagtgttttcattttggctCACTGAGCTGATTCAGTGGACTTTGAAATACAAGAAGTATCAGgtgctctctgcagggcctgTTAATAATGTTGCAGAAACTTAGCTAACTGCCCGTGCAGAGTTAACAGCTGAGTTACGTGTCTGCTGTACAGATGTGAGCTCTAGCAATTgctaacaatttaaaaagaagaaatgtttcctgttACTTCTAGTGGCTTCTTCCTGCCATAAACCAAAAAGAtcacacaaattattttaaagaaccaATGATCCATATATATGTCATTACTTGACAAGACAGAATCAGAGCTAAAAAACTATGTACCACTGATTTTATGACTACAGTATAAAAGAGAGAGTTTTTTATCACTGATCATAGCAGCTTATGCTCGAGTCATCCCATTTTCATCTCCCTGAGGATAACATCAAGGCTGATGGCAGCCAGAAGGTTGGGCTCCGTTtgcctctctcttcctccctgccttctTGTACCGGGTGGTTACGGCAGTCTCCACTGTCTTTGTGGCCATACCTGCCATTTGAGCTGTTCTTCACAGCCTCAGTGGGTGAGATTTTTCCCATTTATCAGATTTGTAATTGTCCCATGGAAGACTTCTTTTCCTAGCTGAAAGGTCAACCTTCTCGAAGGGCTTGGAAACGAACTGAAATGTCCTGGACATAGACATGAGTTGTGGCACTGATGGATAGTTTATTAATTCCTTTATTCATGCAGACTACTTCTCCTACTACCTGTGCAGCTTTGCATGTatcatttatgttttaatttaccATCactttattatcattatttataTAATCGTTTAATTTATATTATATCATTATTTAGCCCTAATGGACCGTGAGCCCGTTTCCTGTGTGCTGCATAAATAGGGACTAAACTGCCCAGAGAGCTTGTCACCTAAATATAGGACAAGAGAAGGGACTTAGCATACGAACAGTTATCTTGTTTTTGGTGGCATCATAGAAGAGCAGAGTCTCAGGGGTTTAAAGAAGATTATGCGCGCATTGCTGTTGTTTGCGTCAGGGACAGCAGGCAGATTTGTTTGGAAGTGTAACGGGTGAACAATGGAAGCTGGCCCCACGAGAGCGAGTCGGTAGGGTGCGTCCCTTAGCTTATAGGGGTGCTCTGGGGATGAAAATATTAAGCATTATGAACCATTCAAGCACTAGGATAATGCTGCTTTTGTAAGGACCTGAAGGGGATAGACCCAGGCAGGCGTACAGCCACCATCGTGACTGCATCTCAAGTATTGCTTGCTGTCTGCAGGGTATTGCTGCAGTAGGTAGGTAAGAAGCCAGCAGCAGTGACGATGTACGTTAGAGACATGGTGAAACACTGTGTTTCTTCCACAGTAATCAGGTTTTAGAACCTCAAATAATGCAAAACTTACAAGGTATTGTTGTCTCGTCCTCAGGCGAGGGAAAAACCTGCATGAGGCAGGTGTGCCCAAGAGGGCCTCTTTCTATGTTTACCTGCCTGCTGCGGTCCCCAAAGCATCAG
This genomic interval carries:
- the GDF9 gene encoding growth/differentiation factor 9 isoform X1; protein product: MESTWRICVCFYCCLHWLSSSIQCSPHSRGRIVSDKTSGLLVAPEDNAGELNPLLWLPKGVRRGYALLPPLLKVLSDRGPQSWESEAPRLQPDSRALRYMKRLYKMSATKEGIPKATKSHLYNTVRLFTPCSECKHRHRDLMKDIHSVDLLFNLDRVTALEHLLKSVLLYSFDTSVPISSSIKCTCHLSIKEHDFSGQVCPSISHSIAFSLHFEVRKRKWVEIDVTSFLQPLIATKRRNIHMAVNFTCLMGDPQQNTKLENPVNVALVPPSLLLYLNDTSEQAYHRWNSLRYRRKNPVRPRRRNSLHVDPAGDKEKDSQGKRASRQRREENLKEVPVAPPYNLSEYFKQFLFPQNECELHNFRLSFSQLKWDKWIIAPHRYSPQYCKGECPRVVGHRYGSPVHTMVQNIIYEKLDSTVPRPSCVPAEYSPLSVLTIEPDGSIVYKEYEDMIATRCTCR
- the LOC104044227 gene encoding cytochrome b-c1 complex subunit 8 — encoded protein: MGVQFGNLARVRHVITYSLSPFEQRAFPNVVSQGLPNVWRRFSSQVFKVAPPFVVAYLVYSWGMQEFERLKRKNPADYENDQ
- the GDF9 gene encoding growth/differentiation factor 9 isoform X2 translates to MKRLYKMSATKEGIPKATKSHLYNTVRLFTPCSECKHRHRDLMKDIHSVDLLFNLDRVTALEHLLKSVLLYSFDTSVPISSSIKCTCHLSIKEHDFSGQVCPSISHSIAFSLHFEVRKRKWVEIDVTSFLQPLIATKRRNIHMAVNFTCLMGDPQQNTKLENPVNVALVPPSLLLYLNDTSEQAYHRWNSLRYRRKNPVRPRRRNSLHVDPAGDKEKDSQGKRASRQRREENLKEVPVAPPYNLSEYFKQFLFPQNECELHNFRLSFSQLKWDKWIIAPHRYSPQYCKGECPRVVGHRYGSPVHTMVQNIIYEKLDSTVPRPSCVPAEYSPLSVLTIEPDGSIVYKEYEDMIATRCTCR